The proteins below are encoded in one region of Planctopirus limnophila DSM 3776:
- a CDS encoding M28 family peptidase has product MNFGFPVSDSDQKRCGLSHDRRCEHAPSLKLWLCLLTLIACIGPGNDQTLHAAEAQVSPAEVLQKPDILTAANAEANAALNSKTHSSASSAESLSAESLIHRDAIRQTVGVLASDALEGRQAGSRGGQAAAAYLVTELKKTALEPAGTYQWYQEFGNNCRNILAKKTGSDPALREEVILLGAHFDHVGYGNVNNSRGGVGQIHNGADDNASGTSLLLSMARALDAHPPLRRTVIIAFWDSEENGLIGSTHWINSGLVRTDRIRAVINTDMVGRLRNDTVKVQGWRSMAGFREILARANQSSKLRIKFDDTVNSDSDHWPFYSRRIPALQVDTELHEDYHRPTDDADRLDFEGIERISRWIFRAVLALGNQDSLPAFRNEVFQESQRGIQYVTPLAATPPRLGLTWKNEPAEQGEILIDYVRPGSPAALAGIEVGERMISFGPFTELNTPRLKSLVVTAPPVVPVILRKPDGTQREVNLHLAGSAIRVGVATRSDSAMPQIVGVTDVIPFSPAATAGLVPGDWIYTVARQPVGSIQKWRQTADQMTEPTELEVENMGQLRKVIVTPILFNMSSGS; this is encoded by the coding sequence ATGAATTTCGGATTTCCAGTAAGTGACAGTGATCAGAAACGCTGCGGCTTGAGCCATGACCGGAGATGCGAACATGCACCCTCACTCAAGCTGTGGCTGTGCCTGCTGACACTCATCGCCTGTATTGGGCCAGGTAACGATCAAACGCTGCATGCTGCCGAAGCACAGGTCTCTCCAGCAGAAGTTCTCCAGAAGCCAGACATACTGACAGCCGCCAATGCTGAAGCCAACGCAGCACTCAACAGCAAAACTCACTCATCCGCCTCTTCAGCCGAAAGCCTGTCCGCGGAAAGTCTGATTCATCGCGATGCCATCCGGCAAACGGTCGGAGTTCTGGCCAGCGATGCATTAGAAGGCCGTCAGGCGGGAAGTCGTGGCGGTCAGGCAGCGGCGGCTTACCTGGTAACCGAACTCAAGAAAACCGCTCTTGAACCAGCCGGCACATATCAGTGGTATCAGGAATTCGGGAATAACTGCCGCAACATTCTCGCGAAGAAAACCGGCAGTGATCCCGCGTTGCGAGAGGAAGTGATTCTCCTGGGAGCCCATTTCGATCATGTGGGTTATGGGAATGTGAACAACAGCCGGGGTGGCGTGGGACAGATCCACAACGGAGCCGACGATAACGCCAGCGGCACATCACTGCTGTTGAGTATGGCCCGTGCTCTGGATGCACACCCACCACTAAGGCGTACGGTCATCATTGCCTTTTGGGATTCAGAAGAAAACGGCCTGATCGGCTCGACTCATTGGATTAACAGCGGCTTAGTTCGCACAGATCGAATTCGAGCGGTGATCAATACCGATATGGTGGGACGTTTACGCAACGATACCGTCAAGGTACAAGGGTGGCGTTCGATGGCAGGGTTTCGCGAGATCCTCGCCCGGGCCAATCAGAGTTCGAAGCTGCGCATCAAGTTTGATGACACAGTCAATTCCGATTCCGATCACTGGCCATTTTACAGCCGCCGGATCCCGGCCTTGCAGGTCGATACAGAGCTGCACGAAGACTATCACCGCCCCACAGACGATGCCGATCGACTTGATTTTGAAGGCATCGAGCGGATATCCCGCTGGATCTTTCGAGCAGTGCTGGCTTTGGGAAATCAGGACTCCCTCCCAGCTTTTCGAAATGAAGTTTTCCAGGAAAGCCAAAGGGGTATCCAGTATGTCACTCCTCTGGCAGCGACTCCTCCAAGACTCGGGCTCACCTGGAAAAACGAACCGGCCGAGCAGGGCGAAATATTGATCGATTATGTGCGTCCCGGCTCTCCGGCTGCGCTGGCTGGTATTGAAGTCGGCGAGCGGATGATTTCATTCGGCCCATTTACCGAATTGAACACACCACGACTGAAATCTCTCGTGGTGACAGCTCCGCCCGTCGTCCCTGTCATACTCAGGAAACCCGATGGGACTCAGCGAGAGGTCAATCTTCATCTGGCGGGTTCCGCGATCCGCGTCGGTGTCGCCACTCGCTCAGATTCCGCCATGCCTCAAATAGTGGGAGTCACAGATGTCATCCCTTTTTCGCCAGCAGCCACAGCAGGTTTGGTTCCCGGAGATTGGATCTACACGGTGGCTCGTCAACCCGTGGGATCCATTCAAAAATGGAGACAAACTGCCGACCAGATGACAGAACCGACAGAACTGGAAGTTGAGAATATGGGACAACTACGCAAAGTGATTGTCACCCCAATTCTCTTCAACATGTCGAGCGGCTCATGA
- the rpsR gene encoding 30S ribosomal protein S18, whose protein sequence is MAQYTKTEIKKLRKKRQRLKKKLKCRFCPDGCDKPPRPIFVDYKDLKTLRAMIDREGNLLARRKTGTCVKYQRVVRDAVLRARFMGLLPYVAEE, encoded by the coding sequence ATGGCCCAGTACACCAAAACCGAAATCAAGAAGCTTCGCAAGAAGCGTCAGCGTCTCAAGAAGAAGCTCAAGTGCCGCTTCTGTCCGGATGGCTGCGATAAGCCACCACGTCCGATCTTTGTCGATTACAAAGATCTCAAGACACTCCGCGCAATGATTGACCGCGAAGGCAATCTGCTCGCTCGCCGCAAGACGGGTACCTGCGTGAAGTATCAGCGTGTGGTGCGTGATGCAGTTCTGCGGGCTCGCTTCATGGGACTTCTCCCCTACGTGGCTGAAGAGTAA
- a CDS encoding molybdenum cofactor biosynthesis protein MoaE, giving the protein MPKLTEQPIDSQQLLCAVQTTQAGAVILFLGTVREFTNQRQTLALDYEAFAPMAIAEMERIEAEAREKWILAKIETIHRLGHLTLGEISVGVAVSAPHRDSAFAAGQYVIDELKRRVPIWKKENWSDGSQEWVHP; this is encoded by the coding sequence ATGCCAAAACTGACTGAACAACCGATTGATTCACAGCAGTTGCTTTGCGCTGTCCAGACAACACAAGCGGGGGCCGTGATCCTGTTTCTGGGAACCGTGCGGGAGTTTACGAATCAGCGACAGACCCTGGCTCTCGATTACGAAGCATTCGCACCCATGGCGATTGCCGAGATGGAGCGAATTGAAGCCGAGGCCCGCGAAAAGTGGATATTGGCGAAGATCGAGACCATCCATCGGCTCGGCCACCTGACGTTGGGCGAAATCAGCGTGGGAGTCGCGGTCTCTGCTCCTCATCGAGATTCCGCCTTTGCGGCAGGGCAATACGTTATTGATGAGTTGAAGCGGCGTGTCCCCATCTGGAAGAAAGAGAACTGGTCCGATGGCAGTCAGGAATGGGTTCATCCCTGA
- a CDS encoding MoaD/ThiS family protein: MNSTMIHEQVVDVQLFALARELTNVARVSLEVPVDGRPVTIADVQHALMTRFPRLASLGSKLLFAVGTQYADENTVVQPGEPVACFPPVSGG; encoded by the coding sequence ATGAATTCCACGATGATTCATGAACAGGTTGTGGACGTGCAATTGTTTGCCCTGGCACGGGAACTCACCAATGTCGCCAGGGTTTCGCTCGAAGTTCCTGTCGACGGGCGACCTGTCACAATCGCAGATGTTCAGCACGCTCTCATGACTCGATTTCCGCGACTGGCTTCCCTCGGGTCGAAGCTGCTCTTTGCCGTCGGGACTCAGTACGCAGATGAAAATACCGTGGTTCAACCCGGCGAGCCGGTCGCCTGTTTTCCACCCGTGAGTGGTGGGTGA
- a CDS encoding FAD-binding and (Fe-S)-binding domain-containing protein, giving the protein MEIWATRIKEDLSGLFRGKLDVSRVASIVYSQDGGVTREAPCGVALPEDAEDLVVLVQYCHEHSIPMTVRGAGTSLFGQSLGPGLIIDVSASMNRVLSLSERTVRVEPGITIDELNRRLRPYGREFGVYPLDSAVATVGGIVGVDGIGPHGLRHGAAHDHVASLQVMLARGTQFTAGLEPLAMPDRKATENEPHQVKRTIICRLESILRNEAALIKASQPGVTLLRRGGYQLRGVLTEERLDLCRLLVGSEGTLGLYTGITLHTTPLPAHRGVLLLLCPTLDSAIEVVHQVRVMEPAACDLVDRRILTLARELDDRFLMIIPPTIEAAVLIEVTAETESECREQLTSLRRCTARIAEGHLTAYEANSPSDVEFLWSLSRKILPQLEKPRGGVRTVRIFDDLVVPPEALAEFLAKAHKAFQTADISAVMYSHAAMGVVHFRPLLTDRATWPVAALEQLQYALYEAAWSLGGCIGSTQGLGSLRTSALREQYGSLCDIFKEVKNIFDPEGLLAPGHVVPAAARVGWGTAFPSANQQAKAVEPIHFSGRELKSTFEQELPAQAPTGELVELCHSWPQGEAIESVNACNGCGNCRREDRNHRMCPFFHVTHQEVSSPRAKAVVFRDILSGRLSPETLTRPEMLPILNSCFNCQQCSLECPSHVDIPRMAIELKGQAAAQQGVSRVDWLLSRPDVWGPWGSWLAPVLNPLLNWGTFRRVLELLTGVARERRLPLFSRKSFLQQTAQQAVDVPRSASEPVAGQKKPLQPVVYFVDHFANYHDTELAMAFSRVLEHLGFELIVPKGQLASGMALISAGELPAARELALENLRVLAPHARDGLRIICTEPTAALCLKKEYPRLTQHPDAELVAQQTVEAGAFLAELAAQGRLPIPTEPLAMTPMRAVYHTPCHLKSLGERQPLLEICRLIPKLELHAVERGCSGMAGTFGLSSKHFQTSMKIGHELMETMRSRDWDFGVTECSGCRLQMTQRTATPTLHPIKLMAMAYGLMPELKVRFKHQTRKYTLE; this is encoded by the coding sequence GTGGAAATCTGGGCGACTCGAATCAAGGAAGACCTCTCCGGTTTGTTTCGGGGCAAGCTCGATGTGAGCCGGGTGGCATCGATTGTTTACTCCCAGGATGGAGGTGTCACTCGTGAGGCTCCCTGTGGAGTCGCGCTGCCAGAAGATGCTGAAGATCTGGTCGTGCTGGTGCAGTATTGCCATGAGCACAGCATTCCGATGACTGTGCGAGGTGCTGGAACTTCGCTCTTTGGCCAGTCTCTGGGCCCGGGTTTGATCATTGATGTTTCGGCCAGCATGAACCGTGTGCTCTCCCTGAGTGAGCGCACTGTCCGCGTTGAGCCGGGAATCACCATTGACGAACTGAACCGCCGCTTAAGGCCTTATGGCCGCGAGTTCGGGGTCTATCCTCTGGATTCTGCCGTAGCGACCGTGGGCGGAATTGTCGGAGTAGACGGTATCGGGCCACACGGCTTACGTCATGGAGCAGCCCACGACCATGTCGCCTCATTGCAGGTCATGCTGGCCAGAGGGACGCAGTTTACGGCGGGACTGGAACCCTTAGCCATGCCTGATCGGAAGGCCACGGAAAATGAGCCCCATCAGGTCAAACGAACCATCATCTGCCGGCTCGAATCGATCTTGAGAAATGAGGCCGCCCTGATCAAGGCGTCTCAACCGGGAGTCACTCTGCTGCGCCGGGGTGGCTATCAATTACGGGGAGTTCTGACCGAAGAGCGGCTCGATTTGTGCCGCCTGCTGGTCGGTTCCGAAGGCACCTTGGGTTTGTATACAGGGATCACGCTGCATACGACCCCATTGCCAGCCCATCGAGGCGTTCTGCTGTTACTTTGCCCGACACTCGATTCAGCCATTGAAGTGGTGCATCAGGTTCGAGTGATGGAGCCTGCAGCATGCGATTTGGTCGATCGCAGAATCCTGACTCTGGCAAGAGAGCTCGATGACCGGTTTCTGATGATTATTCCTCCGACCATTGAAGCTGCGGTGCTGATTGAAGTCACAGCCGAGACGGAATCGGAGTGTCGCGAACAGTTGACCAGCCTCAGACGCTGCACCGCACGCATTGCGGAAGGGCATTTAACGGCCTATGAAGCGAATTCACCCAGTGATGTCGAGTTTCTCTGGTCGCTTTCTCGTAAAATCCTTCCCCAACTGGAAAAGCCTCGTGGTGGCGTACGGACTGTGCGGATCTTTGATGATCTGGTCGTTCCTCCAGAAGCACTCGCGGAGTTTCTGGCAAAAGCCCACAAAGCTTTTCAAACGGCCGATATCTCGGCGGTCATGTATTCGCATGCTGCCATGGGTGTGGTGCACTTTCGACCCTTACTGACAGATCGAGCAACCTGGCCTGTTGCTGCTTTAGAGCAGTTGCAGTATGCGTTGTATGAAGCCGCCTGGTCTCTGGGTGGCTGTATCGGCAGTACTCAAGGCCTGGGCAGCCTGCGGACGAGCGCGCTGCGAGAGCAGTATGGTTCGTTGTGCGATATCTTCAAAGAGGTCAAAAACATCTTTGATCCCGAAGGATTACTGGCTCCCGGACATGTTGTCCCTGCCGCAGCGCGAGTCGGTTGGGGAACGGCTTTTCCCTCTGCCAATCAGCAGGCAAAAGCTGTGGAACCCATTCACTTTTCTGGTCGGGAATTGAAGTCGACTTTTGAGCAGGAGCTGCCGGCTCAAGCTCCTACCGGCGAACTGGTGGAGTTATGCCACTCGTGGCCCCAGGGAGAAGCGATTGAGTCCGTCAATGCCTGCAACGGCTGCGGAAATTGCCGTCGTGAAGATCGCAATCACCGGATGTGCCCGTTCTTTCATGTGACTCATCAGGAGGTCTCCAGTCCACGAGCCAAAGCTGTGGTGTTTCGAGATATTCTTTCCGGCAGACTTTCGCCAGAGACGCTGACTCGCCCGGAAATGCTTCCTATTCTCAATTCGTGCTTTAACTGCCAGCAATGTTCTCTCGAATGCCCTTCTCATGTTGATATCCCGCGAATGGCCATCGAATTGAAAGGTCAGGCGGCAGCTCAACAGGGTGTTTCCCGAGTCGATTGGCTCCTTTCGCGGCCTGATGTCTGGGGGCCATGGGGCAGTTGGTTAGCACCAGTCCTCAACCCATTGCTCAACTGGGGCACATTTCGCCGGGTTCTGGAATTGCTGACTGGAGTCGCCCGAGAGCGGCGATTACCACTTTTTTCTCGAAAGTCTTTTCTCCAGCAAACCGCCCAACAAGCCGTTGATGTTCCGCGATCTGCATCTGAGCCCGTCGCAGGTCAGAAAAAGCCACTTCAGCCAGTGGTTTACTTTGTCGATCATTTTGCAAACTACCACGACACGGAACTGGCGATGGCATTCAGCCGAGTGCTGGAGCATCTGGGGTTTGAGCTCATTGTGCCGAAGGGACAATTGGCCTCCGGGATGGCCTTGATCTCCGCTGGTGAGTTGCCAGCGGCACGTGAACTGGCACTGGAAAATCTGCGAGTGCTGGCCCCTCACGCTCGTGACGGGTTACGCATCATCTGTACTGAGCCAACGGCGGCTTTGTGTTTGAAGAAAGAATATCCCAGGCTGACTCAACATCCGGATGCCGAACTGGTGGCACAACAGACCGTGGAAGCGGGGGCATTTTTAGCAGAATTAGCGGCACAGGGGCGCTTACCCATACCGACAGAGCCTCTCGCGATGACCCCCATGCGGGCGGTTTATCATACTCCCTGCCATTTGAAATCACTCGGCGAAAGACAGCCTCTTCTGGAGATCTGCCGGCTGATTCCCAAGCTGGAACTGCATGCCGTCGAACGGGGATGTTCGGGCATGGCTGGCACCTTTGGGCTGTCGAGCAAACATTTCCAGACCTCGATGAAAATCGGCCATGAACTCATGGAAACCATGCGATCCCGGGACTGGGATTTTGGCGTGACTGAATGCAGTGGCTGTCGTTTGCAGATGACCCAGCGCACCGCCACGCCGACATTACATCCCATCAAACTGATGGCGATGGCTTATGGTCTCATGCCGGAACTCAAGGTCCGGTTCAAGCACCAGACCAGAAAATATACTCTCGAATGA
- a CDS encoding metallophosphoesterase, with protein sequence MQPWPTRIQGPVAVIGDVHGQLDLLNFILSQLQQLPNYDELWIVLIGDLVDRGPDPAGVIQRIVELREAHRRTTVVFGNHELAMLGALGWVPTPEFAEWNPRWVQFYDSEPTFRSYGVEPGDLEGLARAIPPEHREFLTTMPWVVEHPENIFVHAGLDANQPTEMQLRILHAKDWTLVRPPWLCDKAFAAQDGPPDNWRRIISGHVPTAEVVIRPKRILTDTTGGLRGELSCVILPECRILQSRGGVDRAVTQGDQSIPTRHHESSAATANAAHVQSSATVRQPAVTPQRGVSTESNRMSERVSTSHGVPRDRSAEDKTPSGHAEQGRTASEKKRGSSHSNRREQPTGTVQKMSWWKRLLG encoded by the coding sequence ATGCAACCCTGGCCAACCCGTATTCAGGGGCCTGTGGCTGTGATTGGCGATGTTCACGGTCAACTCGACCTGTTGAATTTCATCCTTTCGCAACTTCAACAGCTACCCAACTATGATGAGTTATGGATCGTTCTGATTGGTGATCTTGTCGATCGTGGGCCCGATCCTGCGGGGGTGATTCAACGGATTGTCGAACTCCGGGAAGCACATCGTCGCACTACGGTCGTCTTTGGTAATCACGAACTGGCCATGCTGGGTGCCCTGGGCTGGGTGCCCACGCCAGAGTTTGCCGAATGGAACCCAAGGTGGGTTCAATTCTACGACTCCGAGCCGACGTTTCGTTCTTACGGGGTTGAGCCCGGTGATCTGGAAGGTCTGGCCCGTGCCATTCCTCCAGAACACAGAGAATTTCTGACAACGATGCCATGGGTGGTCGAACATCCAGAGAACATCTTTGTGCATGCTGGTCTGGATGCCAATCAGCCGACCGAAATGCAGCTCAGAATTCTGCATGCCAAAGACTGGACGCTCGTTCGTCCACCCTGGCTGTGCGATAAAGCTTTTGCGGCCCAGGATGGCCCACCCGATAACTGGCGACGGATTATTTCCGGGCACGTTCCCACAGCAGAAGTCGTTATCCGGCCCAAGAGAATTCTGACAGACACCACGGGTGGACTACGCGGCGAACTGAGCTGTGTGATTCTTCCGGAGTGCCGGATTCTCCAGAGTCGTGGCGGGGTTGATCGCGCTGTAACTCAGGGCGATCAATCCATTCCCACCCGGCATCACGAATCATCAGCAGCAACAGCAAATGCTGCTCACGTTCAGTCCTCTGCCACAGTACGCCAGCCAGCAGTCACTCCGCAGCGAGGGGTATCAACGGAATCGAATCGAATGTCCGAGCGGGTATCGACTTCACATGGAGTTCCACGCGATCGATCAGCCGAGGACAAAACGCCCTCAGGACATGCTGAGCAGGGAAGAACAGCTTCTGAAAAGAAGCGAGGGTCGTCTCACTCAAATCGCAGAGAACAACCCACGGGTACAGTTCAGAAAATGTCTTGGTGGAAACGCCTGTTGGGTTGA
- a CDS encoding vWA domain-containing protein, translated as MASITQPQDDVVYEMDFGPSWWDRIKESGAWTVSLALHVVVLFCFSLITFSETIREQLMITSEIQDIPQEAEFKFDVAVSDVMGNDSNFNMLGASQQASVAMGQKSEEEFKEQLEDPFKPELPATEAIVEPPRTELTQAINAQGATEHPGGVEGAVDRMAFEIAASLREKKTLVVWLFDVSPSLHKRRNVIADRVENIYAQLNAMNVSADKALKSAVVTFGERTNILTEEPVDDVAQLVKTVRGVKSESGGHENTFGAVITAANKFLSYRTKMGRNVMLIVVTDEAGSDAREKLEQAISSTKRAGIRCYVVGDAAPFGKRQVEEPFELENGEQVIGVMDRGPESFYQEFVHLGFWGINDYGLENLSSGFGPYALTRLCAETGGLYFVADSGKGPSLDPQTMRNYQPDYRTITLLDQDIRKNMAKQALVTLAEQNKDIQIPLPSLGFPAANDGELRTSIDRAQRPLADFDYKISQLLTQLEVGEKDRAKITEPRWKASYDLAMGRLLALKVRAFGYNTMLAEMKASPRKFEKAGNNRWELIPAKEITSGASVKKLANRANEYLKRVVDEHAGTPWGLMAERELSRPLGWEWKEGYYNAAAMRGGNGNDEKLRPRFIEEEDPKTGKKVKKMVPAGPVRREI; from the coding sequence ATGGCCAGCATAACACAACCGCAGGATGATGTTGTTTACGAGATGGACTTTGGTCCTTCCTGGTGGGATCGCATCAAGGAATCTGGTGCGTGGACCGTCAGCCTGGCACTCCATGTGGTCGTGCTCTTCTGCTTTTCGCTCATTACGTTCTCGGAAACCATCCGTGAGCAGTTGATGATTACGAGCGAAATTCAGGACATTCCGCAGGAAGCTGAATTCAAATTCGACGTCGCCGTCTCCGATGTGATGGGCAATGACAGCAACTTCAACATGCTGGGTGCCTCGCAGCAAGCCTCTGTGGCGATGGGCCAGAAGTCGGAAGAAGAATTCAAAGAGCAGTTGGAAGATCCATTCAAACCCGAACTTCCTGCGACCGAAGCCATTGTCGAACCTCCTCGGACAGAATTGACTCAAGCCATCAATGCCCAGGGTGCGACGGAGCATCCCGGTGGTGTGGAAGGTGCCGTCGATCGCATGGCTTTCGAAATCGCCGCCTCCTTGCGTGAGAAGAAAACACTGGTCGTCTGGCTGTTTGATGTTTCTCCCTCGCTGCACAAGCGGCGTAACGTCATTGCAGATCGCGTGGAAAACATTTACGCACAACTCAACGCCATGAATGTTTCCGCAGACAAAGCTCTTAAGTCAGCCGTCGTGACTTTCGGCGAACGAACAAACATTCTGACCGAAGAACCGGTCGATGACGTGGCACAACTTGTCAAAACCGTGCGTGGTGTGAAAAGCGAATCCGGAGGTCATGAGAACACTTTTGGAGCAGTGATAACCGCCGCCAATAAGTTCCTCTCTTACCGCACAAAAATGGGTCGCAACGTCATGCTGATTGTCGTGACCGACGAAGCCGGTTCCGACGCTCGCGAAAAGCTCGAGCAGGCCATTTCATCCACCAAACGTGCCGGCATTCGCTGCTATGTCGTGGGTGATGCGGCTCCCTTTGGCAAACGTCAGGTCGAAGAGCCTTTTGAACTGGAAAATGGCGAGCAGGTCATCGGTGTCATGGATCGCGGCCCCGAATCGTTCTACCAGGAGTTTGTCCATTTAGGATTCTGGGGGATTAACGATTACGGCCTCGAAAATCTTTCCTCAGGCTTCGGGCCTTATGCACTGACTCGCCTTTGTGCCGAAACCGGTGGCCTCTACTTTGTAGCAGATAGTGGCAAAGGGCCATCCCTCGATCCACAGACGATGCGCAACTATCAGCCTGATTACCGCACGATCACGTTGCTGGATCAGGATATCCGCAAGAACATGGCTAAGCAGGCCCTCGTCACATTGGCTGAGCAGAACAAAGACATCCAGATTCCATTGCCCAGCCTCGGCTTCCCCGCTGCAAACGACGGTGAACTGCGCACCTCGATCGATCGCGCTCAGCGTCCTCTGGCTGATTTCGATTACAAGATTTCGCAGCTTCTCACACAATTGGAAGTCGGCGAAAAGGACCGTGCAAAAATCACCGAACCTCGCTGGAAAGCCAGCTATGATCTGGCCATGGGCCGCTTGCTCGCGTTGAAGGTGCGTGCCTTTGGCTACAACACCATGCTGGCGGAAATGAAGGCTTCGCCACGCAAATTCGAGAAAGCCGGAAACAACCGCTGGGAATTGATTCCTGCCAAAGAAATTACTTCCGGGGCCAGTGTCAAAAAATTGGCGAACCGGGCCAATGAGTACCTCAAGCGCGTGGTGGATGAGCACGCTGGCACCCCCTGGGGTTTGATGGCTGAACGTGAACTGAGTCGTCCTTTGGGTTGGGAATGGAAAGAGGGCTATTACAACGCGGCAGCTATGCGAGGTGGAAACGGGAACGACGAAAAGCTCCGTCCACGATTTATCGAAGAAGAAGATCCCAAGACCGGCAAGAAGGTCAAGAAGATGGTTCCCGCCGGCCCTGTCCGACGAGAGATTTAA
- a CDS encoding alpha/beta hydrolase, whose translation MNGACWLAEKRGNDGVDLRYRDYRPDRSAGWTTLIVHGVAEHGGRYDHVSRWLLQRGVRVIVPDLRGHGRSGGVRTFVKHFSQYIDDLVLLRKSLEIDPQRLMVLGHSMGGLVATRYAQLEPRGLAVLALSSPLLKLQQQISPLTLAMGAICNIVAPATRFPTKFRHGQMTKDPLALAKRQSDPFLLKSITARWFFSMKSALQQVHQEASAIRVPVKILQGTDDRTVHPSGAQEFLNELSPGITAELQYLPQHLHEILQESDWETSLKSFFDFGNEQIAQPSLRHIRPTG comes from the coding sequence GTGAATGGGGCCTGCTGGCTGGCAGAAAAACGTGGAAATGACGGTGTCGACCTCCGATACCGGGATTATCGCCCTGATCGAAGTGCTGGCTGGACGACTTTGATTGTCCATGGAGTGGCCGAGCACGGTGGCCGTTATGACCATGTTTCTCGCTGGCTGCTGCAGCGCGGTGTCCGGGTGATCGTCCCGGATCTTCGCGGCCATGGTCGCTCGGGCGGTGTGCGAACTTTCGTCAAGCACTTTTCCCAGTACATTGATGATCTGGTGCTGTTGAGAAAATCTCTCGAAATCGATCCGCAACGCCTGATGGTGCTGGGACATAGCATGGGGGGGCTGGTCGCTACTCGATATGCTCAGCTCGAACCGCGCGGCCTGGCAGTTCTGGCACTCTCTTCCCCACTTCTCAAACTTCAGCAACAGATCTCACCGCTCACGCTGGCGATGGGGGCCATTTGTAACATCGTGGCGCCGGCGACGCGTTTCCCCACGAAATTCCGACATGGACAGATGACGAAAGATCCGCTGGCTCTGGCTAAACGTCAAAGCGATCCTTTTCTCCTGAAGAGTATCACGGCTCGCTGGTTTTTCAGTATGAAGTCGGCACTTCAGCAGGTTCACCAGGAAGCATCGGCCATTCGTGTCCCTGTGAAAATTCTGCAAGGGACAGATGATCGCACAGTGCATCCCTCAGGGGCACAGGAATTTCTCAATGAGTTGAGCCCAGGCATAACCGCCGAACTTCAATATCTGCCCCAGCATCTGCACGAAATTCTCCAGGAGTCCGACTGGGAAACTTCTCTCAAGAGCTTTTTCGATTTTGGCAACGAACAGATCGCTCAGCCTTCCCTGCGGCACATTCGACCGACGGGTTGA
- a CDS encoding HAD family hydrolase: protein MPTRRGTVLFDIDGTLIDAGGAGQAAMEDVFREEFRTLKEVTGIPTAGRTDRAITRDLFAFHGGECDPLSLMKLRDRYLAHLPKYLETHAGGLLPGTVEILSQLSHSGEWRLSLLTGNFEEAAWIKLRHYGIDHHFSDGGFGDEHVDRDDVARSIWSRLTGDEPQLERLPVIVVGDTPADVKCGRAIGARVVAVATGVYGRHSLEAAKPDWLIDNLHDTRWLQELLA from the coding sequence ATGCCGACTCGACGCGGGACTGTGCTGTTCGATATTGATGGGACACTCATCGATGCTGGTGGAGCCGGACAGGCTGCCATGGAAGATGTCTTCCGTGAAGAATTTCGCACGCTGAAAGAAGTGACAGGAATTCCCACAGCTGGGCGAACGGATCGTGCCATCACGCGTGATCTCTTTGCGTTTCATGGTGGTGAGTGTGATCCACTGAGCCTAATGAAACTGCGCGATCGATATCTGGCCCATCTGCCAAAATATCTCGAAACACATGCTGGGGGGCTCTTACCGGGAACGGTGGAAATTCTCAGCCAGCTTTCGCATTCGGGGGAATGGCGGTTGTCGTTGCTGACAGGCAACTTCGAAGAAGCTGCCTGGATCAAACTGCGTCATTATGGGATCGACCACCATTTTTCCGATGGCGGTTTCGGTGATGAACATGTCGATCGCGATGATGTCGCGCGATCCATCTGGAGTCGCCTCACAGGTGATGAACCTCAATTGGAACGTTTGCCGGTGATCGTCGTGGGAGACACTCCTGCCGATGTGAAATGTGGTCGCGCAATTGGTGCCCGAGTTGTGGCTGTAGCGACCGGCGTTTATGGGCGTCATTCGCTGGAAGCTGCAAAACCCGATTGGTTGATCGACAATCTGCACGACACCCGCTGGCTGCAGGAATTGCTGGCATGA